The Vulpes vulpes isolate BD-2025 chromosome 10, VulVul3, whole genome shotgun sequence genome has a window encoding:
- the RASSF9 gene encoding ras association domain-containing protein 9 isoform X2 has product MAPFGRSLLRTRHRSRSPTKGMDSEEKEIVVWVCQEEKIVCGLTKRTTSADVIQALLEEHETTFGEKRFLLGKPSDYCIIEKWRGSERVLPPLTRILKLWKAWGDEQPNMQFVLVKADAFLPVPLWRTAEAKLVQNTEKVWELSPANYMKTLPPDKQKRIVRKTFRKLAKIKQDTVSHDRDSMETLVHLIISQDHTIHQQVKRMKELDLEIEKCEAKFHLDRVENDGENYVQDAYLMPSFSEVEQKLDLHSDENQILEDLTESDGIVHLEERLAYYRMLIEKLSAEIEKEVKSVCTEINEDAEGAAAGELESSNLENVKCDLEKSMKAGLKIHSHLSGIQKEIKYTDSLLQMKAKEYEFLAKEFNSLHISNKDGYQLKENRGKESEAPNSSGEVPSLTQRVFNLYTNDTDSDTGISSNHSQDSETTGGDMVLLST; this is encoded by the exons ATGGCTCCCTTCGGGCGGAGCCTGCTGCGGACCCGGCACCGGAGCAG atctcCCACTAAAGGCATGGATTCAGAGGAGAAGGAAATTGTGGTTTGGGTTTGCCAAGAAGAGAAGATCGTCTGTGGGTTAACTAAACGCACCACCTCTGCTGATGTCATCCAGGCTTTGCTTGAGGAACATGAGACTACATTTGGAGAGAAAAGATTTCTGCTGGGGAAGCCCAGTGATTACTGCATCATAGAAAAGTGGAGAGGCTCAGAACGGGTTCTTCCTCCACTCACTAGGATCCTGAAGCTTTGGAAAGCTTGGGGAGATGAGCAGCCCAATATGCAATTTGTTTTGGTTAAAGCAGATGCTTTTCTTCCGGTTCCATTGTGGCGGACAGCTGAAGCCAAATTAGtgcaaaacacagaaaaagtgTGGGAACTCAGTCCAGCAAATTACATGAAAACATTACCaccagataaacaaaaaagaatagtCAGAAAAACGTTCCGGAAACTGGCTAAAATTAAGCAGGACACCGTTTCCCATGATCGAGATAGTATGGAGACATTAGTTCATCTGATCATTTCCCAGGACCATACTATTCATCAGCAAgtcaagagaatgaaagagcTGGATCTGGAAATTGAAAAGTGTGAAGCTAAGTTCCACCTTGATAGGGTAGAAAATGATGGAGAAAATTATGTCCAGGATGCATATTTAATGCCCAGTTTCAGTGAAGTTGAGCAAAAGCTGGACTTGCATTCTGATGAAAACCAGATTTTGGAGGACCTGACTGAAAGTGACGGAATTGTACACCTGGAGGAAAGATTAGCATATTACCGAATGCTCATTGAGAAGCTCTCTgctgaaatagaaaaagaggtaaaaagtGTTTGCACAGAGATAAATGAGGATGCAGAAGGGGCAGCTGCAGGTGAGCTTGAAAGCTCCAATTTAGAAAATGTTAAGTGTGATTTGGAGAAAAGCATGAAAGCTGGTTTGAAAATCCACTCTCACTTGAGTGGCATCCAGAAGGAGATTAAATACACTGACTCATTGCTTCAGATGAAAGCAAAAGAGTATGAATTCCTGGCCAAGGAGTTTAATTCACTTCATATTAGCAACAAAGATGGATACCAGCTAAAGGAAAACAGAGGGAAGGAATCTGAGGCCCCCAACAGCAGTGGGGAGGTTCCCTCCTTGACTCAAAGAGTATTTAACTTGTATACAAATGACACGGACTCGGACACTGGTATCAGCTCTAACCATAGTCAAGACTCAGAAACAACTGGAGGAGACATGGTGCTATTGTCAACATAA
- the RASSF9 gene encoding ras association domain-containing protein 9 isoform X1, with the protein MDSEEKEIVVWVCQEEKIVCGLTKRTTSADVIQALLEEHETTFGEKRFLLGKPSDYCIIEKWRGSERVLPPLTRILKLWKAWGDEQPNMQFVLVKADAFLPVPLWRTAEAKLVQNTEKVWELSPANYMKTLPPDKQKRIVRKTFRKLAKIKQDTVSHDRDSMETLVHLIISQDHTIHQQVKRMKELDLEIEKCEAKFHLDRVENDGENYVQDAYLMPSFSEVEQKLDLHSDENQILEDLTESDGIVHLEERLAYYRMLIEKLSAEIEKEVKSVCTEINEDAEGAAAGELESSNLENVKCDLEKSMKAGLKIHSHLSGIQKEIKYTDSLLQMKAKEYEFLAKEFNSLHISNKDGYQLKENRGKESEAPNSSGEVPSLTQRVFNLYTNDTDSDTGISSNHSQDSETTGGDMVLLST; encoded by the coding sequence ATGGATTCAGAGGAGAAGGAAATTGTGGTTTGGGTTTGCCAAGAAGAGAAGATCGTCTGTGGGTTAACTAAACGCACCACCTCTGCTGATGTCATCCAGGCTTTGCTTGAGGAACATGAGACTACATTTGGAGAGAAAAGATTTCTGCTGGGGAAGCCCAGTGATTACTGCATCATAGAAAAGTGGAGAGGCTCAGAACGGGTTCTTCCTCCACTCACTAGGATCCTGAAGCTTTGGAAAGCTTGGGGAGATGAGCAGCCCAATATGCAATTTGTTTTGGTTAAAGCAGATGCTTTTCTTCCGGTTCCATTGTGGCGGACAGCTGAAGCCAAATTAGtgcaaaacacagaaaaagtgTGGGAACTCAGTCCAGCAAATTACATGAAAACATTACCaccagataaacaaaaaagaatagtCAGAAAAACGTTCCGGAAACTGGCTAAAATTAAGCAGGACACCGTTTCCCATGATCGAGATAGTATGGAGACATTAGTTCATCTGATCATTTCCCAGGACCATACTATTCATCAGCAAgtcaagagaatgaaagagcTGGATCTGGAAATTGAAAAGTGTGAAGCTAAGTTCCACCTTGATAGGGTAGAAAATGATGGAGAAAATTATGTCCAGGATGCATATTTAATGCCCAGTTTCAGTGAAGTTGAGCAAAAGCTGGACTTGCATTCTGATGAAAACCAGATTTTGGAGGACCTGACTGAAAGTGACGGAATTGTACACCTGGAGGAAAGATTAGCATATTACCGAATGCTCATTGAGAAGCTCTCTgctgaaatagaaaaagaggtaaaaagtGTTTGCACAGAGATAAATGAGGATGCAGAAGGGGCAGCTGCAGGTGAGCTTGAAAGCTCCAATTTAGAAAATGTTAAGTGTGATTTGGAGAAAAGCATGAAAGCTGGTTTGAAAATCCACTCTCACTTGAGTGGCATCCAGAAGGAGATTAAATACACTGACTCATTGCTTCAGATGAAAGCAAAAGAGTATGAATTCCTGGCCAAGGAGTTTAATTCACTTCATATTAGCAACAAAGATGGATACCAGCTAAAGGAAAACAGAGGGAAGGAATCTGAGGCCCCCAACAGCAGTGGGGAGGTTCCCTCCTTGACTCAAAGAGTATTTAACTTGTATACAAATGACACGGACTCGGACACTGGTATCAGCTCTAACCATAGTCAAGACTCAGAAACAACTGGAGGAGACATGGTGCTATTGTCAACATAA